The Spirosoma radiotolerans genome has a window encoding:
- the dapA gene encoding 4-hydroxy-tetrahydrodipicolinate synthase, with protein MDTRSQYGKFHGVGVAIVTPFNADYSIDFDGFGRIVRHIADGGVRYIVLQGTTGESPTVTKQEKAQLLQYLKENNPKNLPIVFGVGGNVTADVVSGMKDIDFEGVDAILSVCPYYNKPGKRGVIEHFTRVADASPVPVILYNIPFRTGINMSAETICELAQHPNIIGVKEASCVIEQCMEIARDKPDDFLLISGDDVQAVPIISIGGVGVMSVIANAFPAKFTGLIEAALQGDFAFARKELGHFLRIDPLLYEEGNPVGVKNILEIMGLMSAEVRLPLMKASDDLSERQRAVLQRDNLLELVA; from the coding sequence ATGGATACTCGTAGCCAATACGGTAAATTTCACGGCGTAGGCGTCGCCATCGTGACGCCCTTCAATGCCGATTATTCAATTGATTTCGACGGCTTTGGCCGCATCGTCCGGCACATCGCTGATGGGGGCGTTCGTTACATCGTCCTGCAGGGCACAACCGGCGAATCGCCGACGGTGACTAAACAGGAAAAAGCTCAGTTGTTGCAATACCTTAAGGAAAACAACCCGAAAAATCTACCCATCGTTTTTGGGGTGGGCGGTAATGTAACGGCCGATGTCGTGTCGGGTATGAAGGACATTGATTTTGAGGGCGTCGATGCCATTCTGTCGGTTTGCCCATACTACAATAAACCTGGTAAACGGGGGGTCATTGAGCATTTTACGCGCGTGGCCGATGCCAGTCCGGTACCGGTTATTCTCTACAATATTCCGTTTCGAACGGGCATCAACATGAGCGCCGAAACGATTTGCGAACTGGCGCAGCACCCGAATATTATCGGGGTTAAAGAGGCTTCGTGCGTGATCGAGCAGTGCATGGAAATAGCCCGCGATAAACCCGATGATTTTCTGCTTATCTCCGGCGACGATGTGCAGGCCGTACCCATCATCAGCATCGGTGGCGTAGGTGTGATGTCGGTGATTGCCAATGCATTTCCTGCCAAATTCACGGGCTTGATCGAGGCCGCGTTGCAGGGCGATTTTGCCTTTGCCCGAAAAGAGCTGGGTCATTTCCTGCGCATCGATCCGCTTCTGTATGAAGAAGGAAACCCGGTGGGTGTAAAAAATATTCTTGAGATCATGGGCCTTATGTCAGCAGAGGTTCGCTTGCCATTGATGAAAGCATCCGACGATTTGAGTGAACGTCAGCGGGCCGTACTTCAGCGCGATAACCTGCTGGAACTGGTGGCCTGA
- the rpe gene encoding ribulose-phosphate 3-epimerase, translated as MTQPLIAPSLLAADFANLQRDLELVNQSEADYLHFDVMDGVFVPNISFGFPLLEAVRKHCTKPVDVHLMITDPDRYLDAFANGGASVIHVHYEACPHLHRTLTRIRELGCKAGVALNPHTPISGLVDVLEQIDVILIMSVNPGFGGQSFIPHTLRKIADLKQVLVANQCPALIEVDGGVSLANADALLRAGTDMLVAGNSVFGAKDPLNAIYQLKNSRQPLVA; from the coding sequence ATGACACAGCCTCTCATTGCGCCTTCGTTGCTTGCGGCCGACTTTGCCAATCTTCAACGCGATCTGGAACTGGTTAACCAAAGTGAGGCTGACTATCTTCATTTTGATGTCATGGACGGTGTGTTTGTTCCGAATATCTCCTTCGGTTTTCCGCTCCTGGAGGCTGTTCGCAAACACTGTACGAAACCCGTCGATGTGCATCTGATGATTACGGACCCGGACCGTTACCTCGATGCCTTTGCGAATGGCGGGGCCTCAGTTATCCACGTTCACTATGAAGCCTGCCCGCACCTGCACCGAACCCTGACCCGGATTCGGGAACTGGGTTGCAAGGCAGGCGTTGCCCTGAATCCGCATACGCCCATCAGTGGCCTGGTCGATGTGCTCGAACAAATCGATGTCATTCTGATCATGTCTGTTAATCCAGGCTTTGGCGGACAATCGTTTATACCGCACACCCTCCGGAAAATTGCGGACCTAAAACAAGTATTAGTAGCTAACCAATGCCCCGCCCTTATTGAAGTTGATGGCGGTGTGAGTCTGGCCAATGCAGATGCGTTGCTTCGTGCTGGTACGGATATGCTGGTAGCGGGTAATTCCGTTTTTGGCGCTAAAGACCCACTGAACGCCATTTACCAACTGAAGAATAGCCGCCAGCCACTGGTGGCCTGA
- a CDS encoding carbohydrate binding family 9 domain-containing protein, with protein MRRLLLFSLLLCAAGFTPLLAQKKNEQYQLHISRATSPIVVDGTVDEPAWQAAEVASDFWMVLPMDTSRAKVRTDVRMAYDDHHIYLSAVCYHGNVEGPYIVESLRRDWSFTKNDNFIFFMDTFDDQTNGFTFGTNAAGAQWDGLLYEGGKANLSWDNKWTSSVKNYADRYVLELAIPFKTIRYKRGISRWGINFSRQDLKTTEKSSWTPIQRQFPTASLALTGVLVWDQPPPQPGPNISLIPYALSGMTRDYQNGVPTQNRFDAGLDAKVAITSSLNLDLTVNPDFSQVDVDQQVTNLDRYELFFPEKRQFFLENGDQFTNFGYATIRPFFSRRIGLGGVPIRFGARLSGKLNKDWRIGIMDMQTGGVDYSGSGVESLPAQNFAVVALQRRIFARSNIGLMFVNKESLGYTPTTDKPAYTRYNRNFGLEYNLASANNVWSGKALYVKSFSPDVSGTDQSGSDAVYAANLQYNTRQWLIGGQVESVGKNYTAEAGYVPRRAYERVMGTLGYTFLPTASGVLSHGPTVVSTYFFDPAGRQSDNETMLSYIVTFRSKSVFTGWVATDYVRLLQPFDPTNTGRQTLATGTQHNWTAWGTDFDSKPQSVFTYGFSTRYGGYYDNGTRLNLTADLGYRFQPYVSLAASASYNDIRLPQPWGQTTFWLVGPRFDVTLTNTLYLTTFVQYNEQQKNMNVNARIQWRYKPASDFFLVYTDNYLPNSAQIGQDVPGFFSVKNRALVLKWTYWWNL; from the coding sequence GTGAGACGTTTACTTCTTTTTTCACTTCTTCTGTGTGCTGCTGGTTTCACTCCACTGCTGGCTCAGAAGAAAAATGAACAGTATCAGCTTCATATCAGCCGGGCAACATCGCCCATTGTTGTCGATGGAACCGTTGACGAACCTGCCTGGCAAGCGGCCGAAGTAGCGTCTGATTTCTGGATGGTATTGCCCATGGATACCAGCCGGGCTAAGGTTCGTACCGACGTTCGGATGGCGTATGACGATCACCACATTTATCTGAGCGCCGTTTGTTATCATGGAAACGTGGAAGGCCCGTATATTGTCGAATCGCTGCGTCGTGACTGGAGTTTCACCAAAAATGACAACTTCATTTTCTTCATGGACACCTTCGATGACCAGACAAACGGGTTTACGTTTGGCACCAATGCGGCTGGCGCCCAGTGGGATGGTTTGTTATATGAAGGCGGCAAAGCAAATTTAAGCTGGGATAATAAATGGACCTCTTCGGTTAAGAACTACGCTGACCGCTATGTTCTCGAACTGGCGATTCCCTTTAAAACAATCCGCTATAAACGAGGCATTTCCCGCTGGGGAATCAACTTCAGCCGACAGGATCTGAAAACAACCGAAAAGTCATCCTGGACGCCCATCCAGCGCCAGTTTCCGACGGCTTCGCTGGCCCTGACGGGTGTTCTGGTCTGGGATCAGCCACCACCACAGCCTGGCCCCAATATTTCCCTGATTCCGTATGCCCTAAGCGGCATGACCCGCGATTACCAGAACGGCGTACCAACCCAGAATCGGTTCGATGCCGGTCTGGATGCTAAAGTCGCCATTACGTCGTCCTTAAATCTTGACCTGACCGTTAACCCGGATTTTTCGCAGGTTGATGTCGATCAGCAGGTGACCAACCTGGACCGCTACGAACTGTTTTTTCCCGAAAAGAGACAGTTCTTCCTCGAAAACGGTGACCAGTTTACCAACTTCGGTTATGCGACCATTCGCCCTTTTTTCAGTCGCCGGATTGGCCTCGGCGGGGTTCCTATTCGCTTCGGTGCCCGGCTGAGTGGCAAGCTAAACAAAGACTGGCGCATTGGCATTATGGACATGCAGACGGGGGGCGTCGATTATTCAGGGTCTGGCGTAGAGTCGCTTCCAGCTCAGAATTTCGCGGTTGTCGCCCTGCAACGGCGTATATTCGCCCGGTCGAATATTGGCCTGATGTTTGTCAATAAAGAATCGCTCGGTTATACACCAACCACAGATAAGCCTGCTTACACCCGATACAACCGAAATTTCGGTTTGGAATACAATCTGGCTTCAGCCAATAACGTCTGGTCAGGAAAAGCGCTGTATGTTAAGTCGTTCAGTCCGGACGTTAGTGGTACAGACCAATCCGGCAGCGACGCCGTTTATGCCGCTAACCTGCAGTACAACACACGCCAATGGCTTATTGGTGGGCAAGTCGAATCGGTTGGCAAGAATTATACGGCCGAAGCCGGTTATGTGCCACGCCGGGCGTATGAACGGGTGATGGGCACCCTGGGCTATACCTTTCTGCCAACGGCCAGCGGTGTGCTGAGTCATGGCCCGACCGTGGTATCGACCTATTTTTTCGATCCGGCTGGCCGGCAAAGCGACAACGAAACGATGCTCAGTTACATCGTTACATTCCGGAGCAAAAGTGTATTTACGGGCTGGGTTGCTACTGACTATGTGCGGTTATTACAACCCTTCGACCCAACCAATACAGGTCGGCAAACGCTGGCAACGGGCACGCAGCACAACTGGACTGCCTGGGGAACGGACTTCGACTCGAAACCGCAGAGTGTATTCACCTATGGTTTTTCAACCCGTTATGGTGGGTATTACGACAACGGTACCCGGCTGAACCTGACCGCCGATTTGGGTTACCGGTTCCAGCCTTACGTAAGTTTAGCAGCCAGTGCCAGTTATAACGACATTCGTTTGCCCCAGCCCTGGGGTCAAACGACGTTCTGGCTGGTTGGGCCCCGCTTCGATGTAACGCTCACGAACACGCTCTACCTAACCACCTTTGTTCAGTACAATGAACAGCAAAAAAACATGAATGTCAATGCTCGGATTCAGTGGCGTTACAAGCCTGCTTCCGACTTTTTCCTGGTCTATACGGACAACTATTTACCCAACTCAGCCCAGATCGGTCAGGATGTTCCGGGCTTCTTTTCGGTGAAGAACCGGGCGCTGGTGCTGAAGTGGACATACTGGTGGAATCTGTGA
- a CDS encoding OmpA family protein has product MHSQRNLFFSSLLFISFTGLAQQSGLRPAALSPAESKPTAEVKAEPQRQAVSSVQWASRVVGVSSEKKGENYGEQYKAIQALGRPNKLPDVGESPCAWAPFYADGTADEWIQVGFAKPMRARQIVVAENVNPGSIVKVIAIDEKGAEHVVYEATSIQPRTNPLLHIFPKDSALVCQQVKVVINGAALKGLNQIDGIGLSEEVKPITVNIVVSKDIPKEIKKENLGKTVNSVGQEVAPVISPDGRTLYFTRNFNKANIGASDRQDVWFSTLESGVGGNSSGWSEAVNIGSPINNAGDNAISGMSADGRTAYLINVYRPDGGMIFGISKSTRTKAGWSQPVECRIANNYNLHEKNQLEFCVSPDGRAIILAVQRKDTRGDRDLYISLQKSDNTWSEPVSLGGVINSADFESSPFLAADGRTLYFTSGGHPGLGNGDIFVSRRLDDSWGNWSEPENLGPGINTVEWDGYFTIPASGDYAYLSSRGGSLGEDDIFRLKLYPAIKPDPVAIITGTVLDSKSKKPVASQVVSSVVGDQKGLEKVDYNPESGEFKLILPTQKTYLLTASREGYFPTTETVDLSKDKRFRDIRKSILLVKIEPGQKITMREVLFQQSQFALLPGADTELDRVVEMLGKYPEMELLIEGHTDNQGDWEPNMKLAEDRVRVVKEYLLNKGIAPTRIQTKAWGPSKPIASNETEEKRKLNRRVEFTILKL; this is encoded by the coding sequence ATGCATTCGCAACGTAACCTTTTCTTTAGCAGTCTTTTATTTATTTCCTTTACGGGGCTTGCGCAACAAAGCGGCCTGCGCCCGGCTGCGCTCAGCCCGGCTGAATCAAAACCCACAGCGGAGGTTAAAGCAGAACCTCAACGACAAGCAGTCAGTTCTGTCCAATGGGCCAGCAGGGTCGTTGGTGTATCTTCGGAGAAGAAAGGAGAAAATTATGGCGAACAATATAAAGCCATTCAGGCGCTGGGACGCCCGAACAAATTACCCGACGTGGGCGAAAGCCCCTGCGCCTGGGCACCGTTTTATGCCGATGGAACTGCTGATGAATGGATTCAGGTCGGCTTTGCCAAACCCATGCGCGCCCGGCAGATTGTGGTGGCCGAAAATGTGAACCCAGGATCCATCGTAAAAGTAATTGCCATTGACGAAAAGGGGGCCGAGCATGTTGTCTACGAAGCCACCAGCATCCAGCCACGGACCAATCCGCTCCTGCATATTTTCCCTAAAGATTCCGCTTTAGTGTGCCAGCAGGTGAAGGTGGTGATCAATGGGGCTGCCCTGAAAGGCCTGAATCAGATCGACGGAATTGGGTTGTCAGAAGAGGTCAAACCCATTACCGTCAACATCGTTGTCTCCAAAGACATACCGAAAGAGATCAAGAAAGAAAACCTCGGCAAAACGGTCAACTCGGTTGGGCAGGAAGTGGCCCCGGTTATCTCGCCCGATGGTCGAACGCTCTATTTCACCCGGAACTTTAACAAGGCGAACATTGGGGCGTCTGACCGGCAGGACGTCTGGTTTTCAACGCTTGAGTCGGGCGTGGGCGGAAACTCATCGGGCTGGAGCGAAGCTGTGAATATTGGTTCGCCGATCAATAACGCAGGCGACAATGCCATCAGCGGTATGTCGGCCGATGGCCGAACGGCCTACCTCATTAACGTGTACCGCCCTGATGGCGGGATGATCTTTGGCATCTCTAAATCGACACGTACGAAAGCGGGCTGGTCGCAACCCGTTGAGTGCCGGATTGCCAACAACTACAACCTGCACGAAAAAAATCAACTTGAGTTTTGTGTTTCGCCCGATGGCCGGGCCATTATTCTGGCCGTTCAGCGAAAAGATACCCGTGGCGACCGCGACCTCTATATTTCATTACAAAAATCGGATAACACCTGGTCAGAACCTGTATCGCTGGGAGGTGTTATCAATTCGGCCGACTTTGAAAGTTCGCCCTTTCTGGCGGCTGATGGCCGAACGCTGTACTTCACATCGGGCGGTCATCCTGGTTTGGGCAATGGCGACATCTTTGTCTCCCGTCGGCTCGATGATTCCTGGGGAAACTGGAGTGAGCCCGAAAACCTCGGACCAGGCATCAACACCGTTGAATGGGATGGGTATTTTACCATTCCAGCCTCCGGCGACTATGCTTATCTAAGCTCCAGAGGTGGTTCGCTGGGTGAAGATGATATTTTTCGACTGAAACTATATCCGGCCATCAAACCCGACCCGGTCGCTATTATCACCGGAACAGTACTGGATTCGAAAAGCAAAAAACCCGTGGCGTCCCAGGTTGTGTCGAGCGTAGTTGGTGATCAGAAAGGGCTGGAAAAAGTAGATTACAATCCAGAATCGGGCGAGTTCAAACTCATTCTACCTACCCAGAAAACCTACCTCCTCACCGCCAGCCGGGAGGGTTACTTTCCGACCACCGAAACCGTTGACTTAAGCAAAGACAAACGGTTCCGCGATATTAGAAAGAGTATTTTACTGGTTAAGATAGAACCCGGCCAAAAAATAACGATGCGGGAAGTTCTCTTTCAGCAGAGCCAGTTTGCGTTGTTGCCCGGTGCCGATACGGAACTGGACCGAGTGGTAGAGATGCTGGGGAAATACCCGGAAATGGAGTTGCTCATTGAAGGGCATACCGATAATCAGGGCGATTGGGAGCCGAACATGAAGCTTGCCGAAGATCGGGTGCGGGTCGTGAAGGAGTATTTGCTGAACAAAGGAATTGCACCCACTCGTATCCAGACAAAAGCCTGGGGACCCAGCAAACCCATCGCCAGTAATGAAACCGAAGAGAAGCGCAAACTGAACCGACGAGTAGAATTCACGATCCTGAAATTGTAA
- the ligA gene encoding NAD-dependent DNA ligase LigA codes for MNPQERIAELTNRLNYYNHQYYQNSVSEVDDFTFDKLLAELTSLETQHPEFRQPDSPTARVGGTISKEFKTVYHRFPMLSLGNTYSEEDLVEFDKRVQKGLNGQSYEYICELKFDGVALSMTYENGVLVQGATRGDGVRGDDITNNIRTIRTVPLRIHKTDVPALFEVRGEGFMPLAEFERINKEREDIGEALLANPRNAASGTFKQQDSAAVAKRRLDCYLYSFLSDVEVFHTHEESLIALKEWGFNVSQTWRKCTDIREVMLYINEWDTKRFELPLNTDGIVIKVNRYDQQRDLGYTAKSPRWAIAFKYKALAASTTLNGIQYQVGRTGAVTPVALLTPVLLAGTIVKRASLHNSNEIERLGIQLHDTVFVEKGGEIIPKITGVDLNRRTEKSEPIIYPTTCPACGTPLIRKEGEAHFYCPNERGCPPQRQARFEHFIQRRAMNIESLGEGKIELLIDRGLVQTPADLYKLTTNDLLGIEKVFLDEETGKKRIVSFREKTVENILTAIDRSKAQPLPNVLFALGIRYVGNTTAEKLTDYFGSMDAIMNASPEALLAVPDTGPRIAESVVAWFADPENREYVEALRAAGLQFAGEKKVVEQEGDSLTGKTFLYTGTFENFSREELESRIEANGGRLLSGISKKLNYLIVGENAGPSKVEKARKLNVAMIGEDEFMAMLNV; via the coding sequence ATGAATCCCCAGGAACGCATTGCCGAACTGACAAATCGCCTAAACTATTACAACCATCAATACTACCAGAATAGTGTTTCGGAAGTAGATGATTTCACATTCGATAAACTATTAGCCGAACTAACGTCGCTCGAGACGCAGCATCCCGAGTTTCGTCAGCCTGATTCGCCAACAGCCCGTGTGGGCGGCACCATCAGTAAGGAGTTCAAGACTGTGTACCACCGGTTTCCGATGCTTTCGCTGGGCAACACCTACTCCGAAGAAGACCTTGTTGAGTTCGATAAACGGGTTCAGAAAGGATTGAACGGTCAATCGTACGAGTATATCTGTGAATTGAAATTCGATGGGGTTGCGCTGAGCATGACCTACGAGAATGGTGTATTGGTGCAGGGCGCCACGCGGGGCGATGGCGTTCGGGGCGATGATATTACCAACAACATTCGGACTATTCGCACGGTGCCGTTGCGCATTCATAAAACCGATGTGCCTGCCTTGTTTGAGGTTCGGGGCGAAGGGTTCATGCCATTGGCCGAGTTTGAACGGATTAACAAGGAGCGGGAAGATATTGGCGAGGCCTTACTGGCTAATCCGCGTAATGCCGCATCCGGAACGTTTAAACAGCAGGATTCGGCCGCAGTGGCCAAACGACGTCTGGACTGCTATTTATACTCATTTCTGTCAGACGTTGAGGTCTTTCACACACACGAAGAAAGCCTGATTGCGCTGAAGGAATGGGGTTTCAACGTCTCGCAAACCTGGCGAAAATGCACCGATATTCGGGAGGTGATGCTATATATAAATGAGTGGGATACGAAGCGATTCGAGCTTCCGCTCAATACGGACGGCATCGTTATAAAAGTAAATCGCTACGATCAGCAGCGGGATCTGGGCTACACGGCCAAAAGTCCGCGCTGGGCCATTGCTTTTAAATACAAAGCACTGGCCGCCAGCACGACGTTGAATGGAATCCAGTACCAGGTTGGCCGGACAGGTGCCGTGACGCCCGTTGCCTTACTAACGCCCGTATTATTGGCCGGAACCATTGTCAAACGGGCTTCACTTCATAATTCAAATGAGATCGAACGGCTGGGCATTCAGCTTCACGATACCGTTTTTGTGGAAAAAGGCGGTGAAATCATTCCGAAAATAACGGGTGTCGATCTGAACCGCCGGACCGAAAAAAGTGAGCCCATTATTTACCCAACAACCTGCCCCGCTTGTGGAACGCCCCTGATTCGAAAAGAAGGCGAAGCTCATTTTTATTGTCCCAATGAGCGCGGCTGTCCGCCCCAGCGGCAGGCCCGGTTCGAGCACTTCATCCAGCGTAGAGCCATGAATATCGAGAGCCTGGGTGAAGGAAAAATTGAACTACTCATCGACCGGGGACTGGTGCAAACACCAGCCGACCTGTATAAACTGACGACAAACGACTTACTGGGAATCGAGAAGGTTTTCCTTGATGAAGAAACGGGCAAAAAGCGAATCGTCAGTTTCCGGGAAAAGACGGTCGAAAATATCCTGACGGCTATCGACCGCTCGAAAGCGCAGCCGCTGCCCAACGTGCTGTTTGCGCTGGGCATCCGGTATGTGGGTAACACCACCGCCGAGAAACTGACAGATTATTTTGGGTCGATGGATGCCATCATGAACGCCAGTCCGGAAGCCCTGCTGGCCGTACCCGACACAGGGCCACGCATTGCCGAGAGCGTTGTCGCCTGGTTTGCCGACCCCGAAAATCGGGAATATGTAGAAGCGCTCCGGGCAGCCGGTCTACAATTTGCTGGTGAGAAAAAAGTGGTGGAGCAGGAGGGCGATTCACTAACAGGGAAAACCTTTCTGTATACGGGTACCTTCGAGAATTTTAGCCGCGAGGAACTCGAATCCCGCATCGAAGCTAACGGCGGCAGATTGCTCAGCGGAATTTCCAAGAAGCTGAACTACCTGATTGTCGGTGAAAATGCGGGCCCATCTAAAGTTGAGAAAGCCCGCAAATTAAACGTAGCCATGATCGGTGAAGATGAGTTTATGGCCATGCTGAACGTGTAA
- a CDS encoding alpha-amylase family glycosyl hydrolase, translating into MKKSYLTVLLSALLLTTACRNTQSSQEENSDTDTTTMGAPPAPEWAKNATIYEVNTRQFSREGNFKAIETQLPRLKELGVDILWLMPIYPISQKNKKGTLGSPYAIADYKNVNPDYGTLDDFKSLVNRAHALGLRIVLDWVPNHTGWDHVWVTQHPDWYTKIHGKMTTPVDPKTGKPTDWTDVVDLNYNNPDMRKGMIDAMQYWVKECGIDGYRCDVAGFVPNDFWAELRPQLDKIKTVFMLAEWEDEPDQFKSCFNMNYGWSMHTMMKAVAKGARTADKIDSLREANQKRFPKWYYQMLFTQNHDENTHNGTLAESFGSSADAFFVLSSTLEGMPLVYNGMEANLNKRLAFFEKDTIVWGSYAKSDFFKTLLTLKHRNRALWNGLAGGKLMKIPTDHDDKVYAFYRQRDNDRVTVVLNLSDKTQTIRLGGDGYAGTYTDVFSHQPVELKPDMTVTMKPWEYRVMTN; encoded by the coding sequence ATGAAGAAATCGTACCTGACCGTCTTGCTAAGTGCGTTGTTGCTGACAACCGCCTGCCGCAATACTCAATCAAGCCAAGAAGAGAATTCAGATACCGATACAACCACGATGGGGGCACCACCCGCCCCCGAATGGGCCAAAAATGCGACGATTTACGAAGTCAACACGCGCCAGTTTTCCCGTGAAGGAAACTTCAAAGCCATAGAAACACAATTACCCCGCCTGAAAGAATTGGGCGTGGATATTCTCTGGCTAATGCCAATTTATCCCATCAGCCAGAAAAATAAGAAAGGTACGCTGGGCAGTCCCTACGCCATTGCCGACTATAAAAACGTGAATCCGGACTATGGTACCCTGGACGACTTCAAGTCGCTGGTCAACCGGGCGCACGCGCTTGGGTTACGGATTGTGCTGGACTGGGTGCCTAACCACACAGGCTGGGACCACGTCTGGGTAACCCAGCATCCGGATTGGTACACGAAGATACACGGTAAGATGACAACCCCCGTGGACCCAAAAACCGGTAAGCCAACCGATTGGACCGATGTTGTGGATTTGAATTATAACAATCCGGATATGCGCAAAGGGATGATCGATGCCATGCAATACTGGGTGAAAGAATGCGGCATTGATGGTTACCGCTGCGATGTCGCAGGCTTTGTCCCGAATGACTTCTGGGCCGAACTGCGTCCACAGTTAGACAAAATAAAGACGGTGTTTATGCTGGCCGAGTGGGAAGACGAGCCCGATCAGTTTAAGAGCTGCTTCAACATGAATTACGGCTGGAGCATGCACACCATGATGAAAGCCGTTGCCAAAGGCGCTCGTACAGCGGATAAAATCGACTCCCTGCGCGAAGCCAACCAGAAACGCTTTCCGAAGTGGTATTATCAGATGCTGTTTACCCAAAACCATGACGAAAACACGCACAATGGCACGCTGGCCGAATCATTTGGCTCATCAGCCGATGCCTTTTTTGTACTGAGCAGTACGCTGGAAGGCATGCCGCTGGTTTATAATGGTATGGAAGCGAACCTGAACAAGCGATTGGCCTTTTTTGAGAAAGACACCATCGTTTGGGGTAGCTACGCCAAAAGTGACTTTTTCAAGACCTTACTGACGCTAAAGCACCGTAACCGCGCGCTCTGGAATGGACTGGCGGGCGGCAAACTGATGAAAATTCCGACCGATCATGATGATAAAGTGTATGCCTTTTATCGGCAGCGCGATAATGACCGTGTTACGGTTGTGCTGAACCTGAGCGACAAAACGCAAACCATACGATTGGGGGGCGATGGTTATGCAGGCACCTACACCGACGTCTTCAGCCACCAACCCGTTGAGTTGAAGCCGGACATGACGGTGACGATGAAACCTTGGGAATACCGGGTAATGACCAATTAG